In Calothrix sp. PCC 7507, one DNA window encodes the following:
- a CDS encoding acireductone dioxygenase, which produces MATLLLNDGTITTDLGEIVRELDTLGIYFKHYDPGTSLLFTDILEQDILTDSEKRYILELHNSVFEFLQQENGYLWYDLLSIHPGSPNLHTAIATYSRYHTHTAAEPLYVLAGEIIFGFVRADGTQIQLLVQAQDYLLIPPGVEHWCSPSASLYFKGVRYFTTAEGWLPTYTGTQLSDSLNKPR; this is translated from the coding sequence ATGGCTACCCTATTACTTAACGACGGCACAATCACAACTGACTTAGGTGAGATAGTTCGAGAACTCGACACTCTCGGTATTTACTTCAAACACTACGATCCAGGCACATCGCTACTCTTCACCGATATCCTAGAACAGGACATTTTGACAGATTCCGAGAAGCGCTACATTCTGGAACTTCACAATAGCGTTTTTGAATTTCTCCAGCAAGAAAACGGCTACCTTTGGTATGACTTGCTAAGTATACATCCTGGTTCACCCAATCTCCATACAGCGATCGCTACCTATAGCCGTTATCACACTCACACTGCGGCTGAACCCCTCTACGTCTTAGCAGGAGAAATTATCTTCGGTTTTGTCCGAGCCGATGGTACTCAAATACAACTGTTAGTTCAAGCACAAGACTATCTCTTGATTCCCCCAGGCGTTGAGCATTGGTGCAGCCCCTCTGCGTCATTGTACTTTAAAGGCGTACGCTACTTTACAACAGCAGAAGGCTGGTTGCCCACATACACAGGAACGCAGTTGAGTGATTCCCTCAACAAGCCACGTTAA
- a CDS encoding DUF1499 domain-containing protein, with amino-acid sequence MSRLIAMPTAVNYALAIFFTLTSSVIFPATAWATSSSLGVDNGHLSACPASDNCVVSQDADAKHTIDPIPYHVDRDKAREILLKVLTVVPRTEVIEQTDNYIHALAKSRIFKFVDDVEFYLPPNESVIQMRSASRVGESDLGVNRRRLEQIRLALRDLKV; translated from the coding sequence ATGTCTCGTTTAATAGCGATGCCTACGGCGGTAAACTACGCCTTGGCGATATTTTTTACCCTGACTAGTAGTGTAATATTTCCTGCTACTGCTTGGGCTACCTCTTCTAGTTTGGGAGTTGATAACGGTCATCTGAGTGCTTGTCCAGCTTCAGACAACTGTGTTGTCAGTCAAGATGCTGATGCTAAACATACCATTGACCCGATTCCCTATCATGTAGACCGCGATAAAGCACGAGAAATTTTGCTAAAAGTTCTTACCGTTGTTCCCCGTACAGAGGTGATAGAACAAACAGATAATTATATCCATGCTCTTGCTAAAAGCCGAATTTTTAAATTTGTTGATGATGTGGAGTTTTATTTACCCCCCAATGAATCAGTAATTCAGATGCGATCGGCCTCAAGAGTAGGAGAGTCGGATCTTGGTGTCAACCGTAGGCGTTTGGAGCAAATTCGTCTAGCTTTGCGCGATTTAAAAGTTTGA
- a CDS encoding SpoIID/LytB domain-containing protein: MKFQLLLGSLFSQMKGRHWWIGILLWFVLVAPAQASVILRVAIERNVNQAKVGSSTTATVKDSTGRSLGQLPAMSSFYAQAVPGGVALDKWQSGLFWIEPTGKGFVYIGDRWYRGRTLVLPTEKGLTVVNWVDLEEYLYSVIGGEMDSSWPQEALKAQAIAARTFALYEREKQRNRNPVYDLGASPDRWQIYKGVISESPNTYTAVDTTAGQVLTYNNKIILSVFHACSGGHTENVEDVWGSKEPYLRAVQDYDQNISECNWVKTFSPAEISSRISGVGNVRDVVAEAFSPFRSVKALKIIGDQGTKVLQGEDVRTALRLKSTRFSVNKGANGSFVLQGLGYGHGLGMSQWGAYNLAQRGANHLQILGHYYQGVSLTPIQPK; the protein is encoded by the coding sequence ATGAAATTCCAACTGTTATTAGGCTCTTTATTTTCCCAGATGAAAGGACGTCATTGGTGGATAGGTATCCTCTTATGGTTTGTTTTGGTTGCTCCAGCGCAAGCATCTGTAATTCTCCGCGTGGCAATCGAGCGGAATGTCAATCAGGCAAAGGTTGGTAGTTCTACGACTGCCACAGTTAAAGATAGCACTGGTCGGAGTCTTGGACAGTTACCAGCGATGAGTTCTTTTTATGCCCAAGCCGTCCCTGGTGGAGTAGCTTTGGATAAATGGCAATCTGGTTTATTTTGGATTGAGCCGACAGGCAAGGGATTCGTTTATATTGGCGATCGCTGGTATCGCGGTAGAACTTTAGTTCTGCCCACAGAAAAAGGCTTAACTGTCGTTAACTGGGTTGATCTGGAAGAATATCTCTACAGCGTCATTGGTGGCGAAATGGACTCCAGCTGGCCCCAAGAAGCCCTGAAAGCTCAAGCGATCGCCGCTCGTACCTTTGCCCTTTACGAGCGGGAAAAACAGCGCAATCGTAATCCTGTTTATGACTTAGGCGCTAGCCCAGATCGCTGGCAAATTTACAAAGGCGTTATTAGTGAATCGCCGAATACTTACACCGCAGTAGATACTACAGCAGGGCAAGTATTAACTTACAACAACAAGATTATTCTCTCGGTTTTCCACGCTTGCTCTGGGGGACACACCGAAAATGTCGAAGATGTTTGGGGCAGCAAAGAGCCTTACCTGCGTGCTGTTCAGGACTACGATCAAAATATCAGTGAGTGTAATTGGGTGAAAACATTCTCACCTGCTGAAATTAGTTCCAGGATTTCTGGTGTGGGTAATGTGAGGGATGTAGTTGCAGAAGCATTCTCACCTTTTCGCAGTGTTAAAGCTTTGAAAATTATCGGCGATCAGGGTACAAAAGTATTACAAGGAGAGGATGTACGGACTGCACTCCGACTTAAAAGTACCCGTTTCAGCGTTAATAAAGGAGCAAATGGTAGCTTTGTACTCCAAGGGCTGGGATACGGTCATGGTTTGGGTATGAGTCAGTGGGGAGCGTATAATCTTGCCCAGCGAGGAGCAAACCACCTACAAATTTTAGGACATTATTACCAAGGTGTATCACTCACACCAATTCAGCCGAAGTAG
- a CDS encoding deoxyribodipyrimidine photo-lyase, 8-HDF type: protein MSDLILFWHRRDLRISDNTGLTAARRQSPKVVGVFCLDPHILERDDVAPVRVTYMIGCLQALQQRYAEAGSQLLILHADPVVAIPALAEALNAKAVFWNWDVEPYSQERDRTVIDALKEQGIAFLQQNWDQILNAPDEIRTGGNSPYTVYTPFWKNWSSKPKAQPAQTLQNAEGLTADEQEIAKKVGAQPLPTAKDLGFIWDGELIIAPGEAAARSLLEEFCASSINEYQEQRNFPAIEGTSKLSAALKFGAIGIRTVWQATLEALENSRSDEAKAGIRTWQQELAWREFYQHAMYNFPELADGAYRETFKNFPWENNTEKFQAWCEGNTGYPIVDAAMRQMNESGWMHNRCRMIVASFLTKDLLINPQWGEKYFMQQLIDGDLSANNGGWQWSASSGMDPKPLRIFNPASQAQKFDAEGEYIRQWVQELRSLDTEYLVTGKIPPLERHAVDYPQPIVDHKQQQQEFKNRYQQQKAYL from the coding sequence ATGTCTGACTTAATTCTGTTTTGGCATCGCCGCGATTTACGCATTTCTGATAATACAGGACTGACTGCGGCAAGACGGCAAAGTCCAAAAGTAGTAGGTGTGTTTTGCCTTGATCCGCATATTCTGGAACGGGATGATGTCGCCCCGGTAAGGGTGACATATATGATTGGCTGCTTGCAGGCACTACAGCAGCGATATGCTGAAGCTGGCAGCCAATTGTTAATACTCCATGCTGATCCTGTGGTAGCAATCCCTGCTTTGGCTGAGGCTTTGAATGCCAAAGCTGTTTTTTGGAATTGGGATGTAGAACCATATTCTCAAGAACGCGATCGCACTGTAATCGATGCTCTCAAAGAACAGGGTATTGCATTTTTACAGCAAAACTGGGATCAAATCCTCAACGCACCAGATGAGATTCGCACAGGCGGGAACAGTCCCTACACGGTTTACACCCCCTTCTGGAAGAATTGGAGTAGCAAACCAAAGGCGCAACCAGCCCAAACTCTGCAAAATGCTGAGGGTTTGACGGCAGATGAACAAGAAATTGCCAAAAAAGTAGGCGCGCAACCATTACCAACAGCAAAAGATTTAGGCTTTATCTGGGATGGAGAATTAATTATTGCCCCTGGAGAAGCTGCAGCGCGATCGCTACTGGAAGAATTTTGCGCGTCTAGCATTAACGAATATCAAGAACAGCGCAACTTTCCCGCAATCGAAGGCACATCAAAACTCAGTGCAGCTTTAAAATTTGGGGCGATCGGCATTCGCACTGTTTGGCAAGCCACCTTAGAAGCACTAGAAAATAGCCGCAGCGACGAAGCTAAAGCAGGTATCCGCACCTGGCAACAAGAACTAGCTTGGCGAGAATTTTACCAACACGCCATGTATAATTTTCCAGAATTGGCTGATGGTGCTTACCGCGAGACATTCAAAAACTTCCCTTGGGAAAACAACACAGAAAAATTCCAGGCTTGGTGTGAGGGGAATACTGGCTATCCAATTGTGGATGCAGCCATGCGCCAGATGAACGAAAGCGGCTGGATGCATAACCGTTGTCGGATGATTGTTGCTAGTTTCCTCACCAAAGATTTGTTGATTAATCCCCAATGGGGAGAGAAATATTTTATGCAGCAGTTAATTGATGGTGATTTATCTGCGAATAATGGCGGTTGGCAATGGAGTGCTTCTAGTGGGATGGACCCTAAACCCCTGCGGATTTTCAATCCCGCCAGTCAAGCGCAAAAATTTGATGCTGAGGGTGAATATATCAGACAATGGGTGCAGGAATTGCGATCGCTCGATACAGAATATTTAGTAACTGGGAAAATTCCCCCCTTGGAGCGTCATGCTGTTGACTATCCCCAGCCAATTGTAGATCATAAACAACAGCAGCAAGAATTTAAAAACCGTTACCAGCAGCAAAAAGCATATTTATGA
- a CDS encoding type II toxin-antitoxin system YhaV family toxin: protein MAKFISNGWEIYFHPQLFEIQYQELFDCISDLRKKLPESEFKTHATVKLFAAITVAIETKIPSDPFASHFALMGALKRYERVKKMGLLARYRLFFRAFDTPELKAIVILWLGFPRKEGAKNDCYQVFTKMVAQGIFPDSLDELIAEPETKQDEPE, encoded by the coding sequence ATGGCTAAGTTTATCAGTAATGGTTGGGAGATTTATTTTCACCCGCAACTATTTGAAATTCAGTATCAAGAATTATTTGACTGTATTTCTGATTTACGGAAAAAGTTACCGGAAAGCGAGTTTAAAACCCATGCAACGGTAAAGTTATTTGCTGCGATTACTGTTGCGATTGAAACCAAAATTCCCTCCGATCCTTTCGCCAGCCACTTTGCTTTAATGGGAGCATTAAAACGCTACGAACGGGTTAAGAAAATGGGTTTACTCGCAAGATATCGCCTATTTTTTCGAGCATTTGATACCCCAGAGTTAAAAGCGATTGTGATTTTGTGGTTGGGATTTCCCCGGAAAGAGGGAGCGAAGAACGATTGTTATCAAGTGTTTACCAAGATGGTGGCACAGGGAATATTTCCAGATAGTTTGGATGAATTAATTGCAGAACCGGAAACAAAGCAGGACGAACCGGAGTAA
- a CDS encoding Rieske 2Fe-2S domain-containing protein translates to MLENVVNVSDRSVEEIRVGGSELDYFDCQEAWYPVYYLDDLEQSQPTPFTLLGRDIVIWWDKQAKLWRAFDDQCPHRLAPLSEGRINQDGLLECPYHGWAFSGSGSCDRIPQQVVNGIAETSQRACVASLPTAERQGLLFVYPGNPENATKTQIPIVAPLEESPTEWVCLNTFRDLPYDALTLLENVLDSSHLPFTHHRSVGNRANAAPVELEVISSNKQGFTGIWEEGPRRGKLGRQETKFIAPGLMWHDLTSKQFGRTLTVVYATPIRKGECRLFARFPFKFPNKLPGLLMKLTPRWYNHIGQNGILEDDQIFLHYQERYLEAKGGSTNFTKAFYLPTKADSFVFELRQWVNQYQVNPFPGETLPPKLTKEQLLDRYHSHTKKCASCRGALSRIQQLKFWCAVIGAIACITLPSLTFYLDNILFAVTPLIFVAAWLGLNNLEQKFYVGRATPPRNLPEKTQN, encoded by the coding sequence ATGCTGGAGAACGTGGTTAATGTGAGCGATCGCTCGGTGGAAGAGATACGCGTAGGTGGTAGTGAATTAGATTATTTTGACTGCCAAGAGGCATGGTATCCAGTTTATTATCTCGATGATTTGGAGCAATCGCAGCCGACGCCTTTCACATTACTGGGCAGAGATATTGTCATCTGGTGGGACAAGCAAGCCAAATTGTGGCGAGCATTTGATGATCAATGTCCCCATCGCCTTGCACCCCTCTCCGAAGGCAGAATTAATCAAGATGGGCTGTTGGAATGTCCTTACCACGGCTGGGCTTTCTCCGGATCTGGTAGTTGCGATCGCATTCCCCAACAAGTTGTAAATGGTATTGCTGAGACTTCCCAGCGAGCATGTGTAGCGTCATTACCGACAGCCGAACGCCAAGGTTTATTGTTTGTCTACCCTGGAAACCCCGAAAATGCTACTAAAACCCAGATTCCCATTGTTGCTCCACTAGAGGAATCACCGACAGAATGGGTTTGTTTAAATACCTTTCGAGATTTACCTTATGATGCGCTGACTTTGCTAGAAAATGTTCTGGATTCCAGCCATTTGCCCTTTACACATCACCGTTCTGTAGGAAATAGAGCCAACGCCGCTCCAGTAGAATTAGAAGTGATTTCCTCCAATAAACAAGGGTTCACAGGCATCTGGGAGGAAGGTCCACGTAGGGGTAAACTGGGAAGGCAAGAAACAAAGTTCATTGCCCCTGGTTTGATGTGGCATGACTTGACATCTAAGCAATTTGGCAGAACATTGACTGTAGTCTATGCTACACCTATCCGCAAAGGTGAATGTCGCCTCTTTGCCCGTTTCCCCTTCAAGTTTCCCAATAAACTTCCTGGCTTATTGATGAAGTTGACGCCGCGTTGGTATAACCACATCGGACAGAATGGCATTCTGGAAGATGACCAAATTTTCTTGCATTATCAAGAGCGTTATTTAGAAGCTAAGGGCGGTAGCACTAACTTTACTAAGGCTTTCTATCTACCAACCAAAGCAGACTCTTTCGTCTTTGAGTTACGTCAATGGGTGAATCAGTATCAGGTAAATCCCTTTCCTGGGGAAACTTTACCGCCAAAGTTGACAAAAGAGCAGTTACTAGACCGTTATCACTCCCATACAAAGAAATGTGCTAGCTGTCGGGGAGCGTTAAGCAGGATTCAGCAACTTAAATTTTGGTGTGCAGTAATTGGTGCGATCGCCTGCATAACTTTACCATCCCTGACATTCTACCTTGACAACATATTATTTGCAGTTACACCCCTCATCTTTGTTGCAGCCTGGTTAGGACTGAATAACTTAGAACAGAAATTTTATGTTGGTAGAGCCACGCCACCCCGTAACCTACCAGAGAAAACTCAGAATTAA
- a CDS encoding glutathionylspermidine synthase family protein yields MKPPWQADIPIEATVFEEVRLQTIFDCCKWDPQVEDVATLADFPLVLNWETWLELAQLAEKLAAETLAAEQEILLQPHLQKHLNIPPAIQKLWQHPSIQTSPKAVRVIRFDFHFTTEGWRISEANSDVPSGYIEASGFTNLVAQHYSQTTPLGNPALALATAIRESVGEGAKVALAHATAYTDDRQVMTYLAQHFQEVGLQTYLISPTQLQWQSEYPLLLNHQSPTLIDFLYRFFPVEWLPNLPKASGWQRLFSSVQIPQCNPTSAFITQSKRFPLVWDALKTPLPTWRSLLPETRDPRQVRDLKDEAWVLKPALGRIGENIGILGVTEKKDWLKIQQSAKQHPEKWVAQRRFELIPLLTAEGYFYPCIGVYTINGRAAGAYGRLGSRPLIDATAQDVAILTKKTVGE; encoded by the coding sequence ATGAAGCCACCCTGGCAAGCAGATATCCCAATAGAAGCCACGGTATTTGAGGAAGTAAGGCTACAGACCATTTTTGACTGTTGTAAATGGGACCCTCAAGTTGAAGATGTTGCAACTCTAGCCGACTTTCCCCTGGTGTTGAACTGGGAAACATGGCTGGAGTTGGCCCAACTAGCTGAAAAATTAGCTGCGGAAACCCTCGCTGCTGAACAAGAAATTTTACTCCAACCGCATCTGCAAAAACACCTAAATATACCCCCAGCGATTCAGAAATTATGGCAGCATCCATCTATCCAGACATCGCCCAAAGCAGTGCGGGTGATTCGGTTTGATTTTCACTTCACTACTGAGGGCTGGCGGATTTCTGAGGCCAATTCAGATGTTCCCAGTGGTTACATTGAAGCTTCTGGTTTTACTAACTTAGTAGCACAACATTATTCACAAACCACCCCCTTGGGCAACCCCGCCCTAGCCCTAGCCACCGCCATTCGGGAATCTGTTGGTGAAGGTGCAAAAGTGGCTCTAGCCCATGCCACCGCTTATACTGATGACCGTCAGGTGATGACTTATCTGGCGCAGCATTTCCAGGAAGTAGGCTTGCAAACTTATCTAATTAGTCCTACCCAACTCCAGTGGCAGTCAGAGTATCCGTTATTACTTAACCACCAATCCCCAACACTAATTGATTTCCTGTATCGATTTTTTCCTGTGGAGTGGTTGCCCAATCTGCCCAAAGCCTCTGGTTGGCAGCGCCTGTTTAGTTCGGTGCAAATCCCCCAGTGCAACCCAACCTCTGCCTTCATTACCCAGAGTAAGCGATTTCCCCTAGTGTGGGATGCCCTGAAAACACCGCTACCGACTTGGCGTTCCCTATTGCCAGAAACTCGTGATCCCCGACAAGTCCGCGACCTCAAGGACGAAGCATGGGTACTCAAACCCGCGCTAGGTCGCATCGGAGAGAACATCGGTATTTTGGGAGTAACTGAGAAAAAGGATTGGCTAAAGATTCAACAAAGCGCCAAGCAACATCCAGAAAAATGGGTAGCACAGCGGCGCTTTGAATTGATACCTTTGTTGACTGCAGAGGGCTATTTCTATCCTTGCATTGGAGTCTACACAATTAATGGTCGTGCGGCTGGGGCTTATGGTCGCTTGGGTAGCAGACCGCTAATCGACGCAACTGCCCAGGATGTGGCTATCCTCACTAAAAAAACAGTAGGAGAATAA
- a CDS encoding cytochrome P450: MTQSIFELPGPERNSVVGSLLDFGREPLEFLTRCGREYGEIVPMYLGLKPACLLTKPDYIEQVLKERNLFIKSRGLRALKSLLGEGLLSSEGESWLHQRRLLQPVFHQKRIASYGDVMVTYTEQMLENWQDGETRDVHQDMMRLTLNIVMQTIFNRDLSNGEAQDVAHALDVAMDWFESKRKQNFIFLEWFPIPENIRYKNAIQQMDRTIYQMINQRRASGENPGDLLSMLMEARDEADGSQMSDRQLRDEIATLMLAGHETTSNTLTGVWVLLSRYPDVRSKLLAELQQVLGERSPSIADIPKLPYTEMVIKEAMRIFPPVFMMAREATQDCEIGGYEVPSGCMLMMSQWVMHRHPRHFEDSEVFRPERWANDLEKNLPRGVYFPFGDGPRICIGKSFALMEAVLLLATIAQKFELILVPDHPIVPQASITLRPAYGIKVVLKKIH, from the coding sequence ATGACTCAAAGTATATTTGAATTACCCGGACCTGAAAGAAATTCTGTTGTGGGTAGTTTACTTGATTTTGGACGTGAACCTCTGGAATTTTTAACCAGGTGTGGTCGTGAATATGGTGAGATTGTGCCGATGTATTTGGGATTGAAACCAGCCTGTTTATTAACCAAGCCTGACTATATTGAGCAAGTACTGAAAGAGCGAAATTTATTTATCAAAAGTCGGGGCTTACGTGCCCTTAAAAGCTTATTGGGGGAGGGGCTGTTAAGTAGCGAAGGAGAATCCTGGCTGCACCAACGTCGTTTATTACAGCCTGTATTTCACCAAAAACGCATAGCATCTTATGGTGATGTCATGGTTACTTACACTGAACAAATGCTTGAGAATTGGCAAGATGGAGAAACCCGTGATGTTCACCAAGATATGATGCGTCTGACTTTGAATATTGTGATGCAGACAATATTTAACCGCGATCTCAGCAATGGAGAAGCTCAAGATGTTGCCCATGCGTTAGATGTAGCGATGGATTGGTTTGAAAGTAAGCGCAAACAAAATTTTATCTTTTTAGAATGGTTCCCCATACCTGAGAATATCCGCTATAAAAATGCTATCCAGCAGATGGATAGAACTATCTACCAGATGATTAATCAACGGCGTGCTAGTGGTGAAAATCCCGGCGATTTACTCTCAATGTTAATGGAGGCTCGCGACGAAGCCGATGGTAGCCAAATGAGCGATCGCCAGTTACGCGATGAAATAGCAACTCTTATGCTAGCAGGTCATGAAACTACATCCAATACTCTGACGGGGGTATGGGTGCTGTTATCTCGCTATCCTGATGTCCGCAGCAAATTGTTAGCAGAATTACAACAAGTTTTAGGAGAGCGATCGCCCAGTATCGCAGACATACCCAAATTACCCTACACTGAGATGGTGATTAAGGAGGCTATGCGGATTTTTCCTCCCGTCTTTATGATGGCACGTGAAGCTACTCAAGACTGCGAAATTGGTGGTTATGAAGTGCCATCTGGCTGTATGTTAATGATGAGCCAGTGGGTAATGCATCGTCATCCTCGTCATTTTGAAGATTCAGAGGTATTTAGACCAGAGCGTTGGGCTAATGATTTAGAGAAAAATCTGCCCAGAGGAGTTTACTTTCCGTTTGGCGATGGTCCTCGCATTTGTATTGGTAAAAGTTTTGCACTGATGGAAGCTGTTTTATTATTAGCAACTATAGCCCAGAAGTTTGAGTTAATTCTTGTTCCAGATCACCCAATTGTTCCCCAAGCTTCAATTACGCTCCGTCCAGCATACGGCATTAAAGTAGTCTTGAAAAAGATTCATTGA